In Ailuropoda melanoleuca isolate Jingjing chromosome X, ASM200744v2, whole genome shotgun sequence, a single genomic region encodes these proteins:
- the RENBP gene encoding LOW QUALITY PROTEIN: N-acylglucosamine 2-epimerase (The sequence of the model RefSeq protein was modified relative to this genomic sequence to represent the inferred CDS: deleted 1 base in 1 codon) produces MSGRLRVWQDMEKEREALQTWKQRVEQELDRVMAFWMEHSHDQEHGGFFTCLGRDGQVYDDLKYVWLQGRQVWMYCRLYRKLERFRSPALLDSAKAGGEFLLRYARVAPPGKKCAFVLTRDGRPVKVQRTVFSECFYTMAMNELWRVTGEARYQKEAVEMMDQIVYWVREDPLGLGRPRSXGLGRPHLPGAPASESMAVPMMLLNLVDQLGEADEELAGNYAELGDWCARRILQHVQRDGQAVLENVSEDGEELSGCLGRHQNPGHALEAGWFLLRHAIRKGDPKLRAHVISKFLLLPFRSGWDPDHGGLFYFQDADGLCPTQLEWAMKLWWPHSEAMIAFLMGYSDSGDPALLRLFYQVAEYTFRQFRDPEYGEWFGYLNQEGKVALTIKGGPFKGCFHVPRCLAMCEEMLGALLSRLALTPSPGSGSLPAVSPAQQGAK; encoded by the exons ATGAGCGGGCGTCTCCGAGTGTGGCAG GACATGGAAAAGGAGCGAGAGGCTCTGCAGACCTGGAAGCAGCGTGTGGAGCAGGAACTGGACCGTGTGATGGCTTTCTGGATGGAGCACTCTCACGACCAGGAGCATGG GGGTTTCTTCACATGCCTCGGTCGAGATGGGCAGGTGTATGATGACCTCAAGTACGTCTGGCTGCAAGGGAGGCAG GTGTGGATGTATTGTCGCCTGTACCGAAAACTTGAGCGTTTCCGCAGCCCTGCACTTCTGGATTCAGCTAAAGCAG GTGGCGAATTTTTGCTGCGTTACGCCCGGGTGGCACCTCCTGGAAAGAAGTGTGCCTTTGTGCTCACGCGGGATGGCCGCCCAGTCAAGGTGCAGCGGACCGTGTTCAGCGAGTGTTTCTACACCATGGCCATGAACGAGCTGTGGCGGGTGACTGGGGAAGCACGTTACCAG aaGGAAGCGGTGGAGATGATGGATCAGATCGTGTACTGGGTGCGGGAGGACCCGTTGGGGCTGGGCCGGCCCCGT TCCCNGGGGCTGGGCCGGCCCCATCTCCCCGGGGCGCCGGCCTCCGAGTCCATGGCGGTGCCCATGATGCTGCTCAACCTGGTGGACCAGCTCGGGGAGGCGGACGAGGAGCTGGCGGGCAACTACGCGGAGCTGGGGGACTGGTGTGCCCGGAGGATCCTGCAGCACGTCCAG AGGGATGGACAGGCTGTGCTGGAGAACGTGTCAGAGGATGGTGAAGAACTTTCTGGTTGCCTGGGGAGGCACCAGAACCCAG GCCATGCGCTGGAAGCTGGCTGGTTCCTGCTCCGTCATGCCATCAGGAAGGGTGACCCCAAGCTTCGAGCCCACGTTATCAGCAAGTTCCTATTGTTGCCTTTCCGCTCTGGATGGGACCCTGACCATGGAGGCCTCTTCTATTTCCAGGATGCGGATGGCCTCTGCCCTACCCAG CTGGAGTGGGCCATGAAGCTCTGGTGGCCACACAGTGAGGCCATGATCGCCTTCCTCATGGGCTACAGTGACAGCGGGGACCCTGCCTTGCTGCGCCTCTTCTATCAGGTGGCTGAGTACACCTTCCGCCAG TTTCGTGATCCTGAGTACGGGGAATGGTTTGGCTACTTGAACCAAGAGGGGAAGGTCGCTCTCACCATCAAAGGGGGTCCTTTCAAAG GCTGCTTCCATGTGCCGAGGTGCCTCGCCATGTGCGAGGAGATGCTGGGGGCCCTGCTGAGTCGCCTCGCCCTGACCCCGAGTCCCGGCTCCGGCTCTCTTCCCGCCGTCTCCCCCGCCCAGCAAGGCGCGAAATAA